The Plectropomus leopardus isolate mb chromosome 7, YSFRI_Pleo_2.0, whole genome shotgun sequence genome window below encodes:
- the trhra gene encoding thyrotropin-releasing hormone receptor produces the protein MENLTMGNVTVENDTSVQVNHTLGVWTDYTVEYKVVSVLLVSLICGLGIVGNVMVILVVLTTKHMRTPTNCYLVSLAAADLMVLTAAGLPNITDALYGQWVYGYAGCLGITYFQYLGINASSCSITAFTVERYIAICHPIKAQFLCTLSRAKKIIMLVWALTSVYCVMWLFLSDTEKLVYDNVVLLSCAYKVSRSNYLPIYFTDFAVFYVLPLMLATVLYGLIARILFLNPLPSDPKDTTKKWKKETSQGGRMFSTCSSSSATAASRRQVTKMLAVVVVLFALLWMPYRTLVVVNSFLEKSYLDTWFLLFCRLCIYLNSAINPVIYNAMSQKFRAAFKKLCHCGPQRMEKPASYSVALTYSVIKETSNGESPDHFTTEMDELNTPTDQYLPASILPSAKKMPFAAPSLSGSEVKA, from the exons ATGGAGAACCTCACCATGGGTAACGTGACTGTGGAGAATGACACGTCGGTGCAGGTCAATCACACCCTGGGTGTTTGGACTGACTACACGGTTGAATACAAAGTGGTCAGCGTGCTTTTAGTGTCCCTGATATGCGGGCTGGGGATTGTGGGGAATGTGATGGTCATCCTGGTGGTCCTGACCACTAAACACATGCGGACTCCCACTAACTGTTACCTGGTGAGTCTGGCCGCGGCTGACCTGATGGTCCTTACAGCTGCCGGGCTGCCCAACATCACCGACGCCCTGTACGGACAGTGGGTGTACGGTTACGCGGGCTGCCTGGGGATCACTTATTTCCAGTATCTCGGAATAAACGCGTCCTCCTGCTCCATCACCGCCTTCACCGTGGAGCGCTACATCGCCATCTGCCACCCTATCAAAGCGCAATTCCTGTGCACTTTATCCAGGGCGAAGAAAATCATCATGCTGGTCTGGGCGCTCACCTCCGTTTACTGCGTCATGTGGCTGTTTCTGTCAGACACGGAAAAGTTGGTGTATGACAACGTGGTTCTGCTCAGCTGCGCCTACAAGGTGTCCAGGAGTAACTACCTGCCCATTTACTTCACCGATTTCGCGGTGTTTTACGTGCTGCCTCTCATGCTGGCCACGGTGCTGTACGGACTGATCGCCCGGATACTTTTCCTCAACCCGCTGCCCTCAGATCCCAAAGACACAACCAAAAAGTGGAAGAAGGAGACGAGTCAGGGAGGGAGGATGTTCAGCACCTGCTCCTCCAGCAGCGCAACGGCTGCCTCCCGCAGACAG GTGACAAAGATGCTGGCCGTGGTAGTGGTCCTCTTCGCCTTACTCTGGATGCCCTACCGGACCTTAGTGGTGGTCAACTCCTTCCTGGAGAAGTCCTATCTGGACACCTGGTTCCTGCTCTTCTGCCGTCTCTGCATCTACCTAAACAGTGCCATCAACCCGGTTATCTACAACGCCATGTCCCAGAAGTTCCGTGCTGCTTTTAAGAAATTGTGTCACTGCGGCCCTCAGCGTATGGAGAAACCAGCGTCTTACAGTGTGGCGCTAACCTACAGTGTCATCAAGGAGACATCCAATGGGGAAAGTCCTGACCACTTCACTACAGAAATGGATGAGCTAAACACACCGACAGATCAGTATTTGCCCGCCAGTATCTTGCCAAGTGCCAAGAAGATGCCATTTGCAGCGCCTTCCCTTTCAGGGAGTGAAGTCAAAgcctga